From Ovis canadensis isolate MfBH-ARS-UI-01 breed Bighorn chromosome 10, ARS-UI_OviCan_v2, whole genome shotgun sequence, a single genomic window includes:
- the AMER2 gene encoding APC membrane recruitment protein 2 codes for METGGRGAAVSGGRAAAGGCGRKARAAAGTLAVEMDLHCDRAAEPPAAEPPSGKINKAAFKLFKKRKPGGAMPSIFGVKHKGDGKGAGPAGLVRSRTHDGLAEALALEGGRREEPRAGGGDGARPGPAAPRAAPGGAGPAAGGSVAKSHSFFSLLRKNGRPESGGAEQADAGKAGGRQKRGLRGLLGGVRWRRKDRRPQDAAPAGRAGAPAGLARPGSLTASLECVKEEAPAAARQPEPAGEPAAGEPEPACAPGEGASGPGRRAERPFAPPEPEPRAGEGRPAEDAAGPGAAPAETAPRADSKGGRAPAAPDPSSVDPPSDPSADRICLMFSDVTSLKSFDSLTGCGDIIADPEDEAGPGCAKHAPGPGQPGPATKPPGVVAYQGGGEEMASPAEADDSYLQEFWDMLSQTEDQGEGPQGGAAPASDAQVAPETPKEARCAEVTKDASSVKRRRLHQVPTELPAKEEPKHQDKEPQEGVPSSDEGYWDSPTPRPEEDGGARKTGLPRDSDSGDALHELCAAEPDRSPAALPAAPTASEETSCSSRLKPVSPVTITCPLRTPGSLLKDSKIPVSIKHLANLPSSHPVVHQPPARSELPRTKIPVSKVLVRRVSSRGLAGTTLRAAACHDSAKKL; via the coding sequence ATGGAGACGGGCGGGCGCGGCGCGGCTGTCAGCGGCGGGCGCGCGGCCGCGGGGGGCTGCGGGAGGAAGGCGCGGGCCGCGGCCGGGACCCTCGCGGTAGAGATGGACTTGCATTGTGATCGCGCCGCCGAGCCGCCGGCCGCCGAGCCGCCGTCGGGGAAGATCAACAAGGCCGCCTTCAAACTGTTCAAGAAGAGGAAGCCGGGCGGCGCGATGCCCAGCATCTTCGGGGTCAAACACAAAGGGGACGGCAAGGGCGCGGGGCCGGCGGGGCTGGTGCGCAGCCGGACGCACGACGGGCTGGCCGAGGCTCTGGCGCTGGAGGGCGGCCGCCGCGAGGAGCCGCGCGCGGGCGGCGGGGACGGGGCGCGGCCGGGCCCCGCAGCCCCCCGGGCGGCCCCGGGAGGCGCGGGCCCGGCGGCCGGCGGCTCGGTGGCCAAGTCGCACAGCTTCTTCTCGCTCCTGCGGAAGAACGGGCGGCCCGAGAGCGGCGGGGCGGAGCAGGCCGACGCGGGCAAGGCCGGTGGCAGACAAAAGCGGGGGCTGCGGGGGCTCCTGGGCGGCGTGCGCTGGCGCAGGAAGGACCGGCGGCCCCAGGACGCGGCGCCGGCGGGGCGCGCGGGGGCTCCGGCCGGCCTGGCGCGGCCGGGCTCGCTCACCGCCAGCCTGGAGTGCGTCAAGGAGGAGGCGCCCGCGGCCGCGCGCCAGCCGGAGCCAGCAGGTGAGCCCGCGGCGGGGGAGCCCGAGCCGGCCTGCGCCCCGGGAGAGGGCGCCTCGGGGCCCGGGCGGCGCGCCGAGCGGCCCTTCGCGCCCCCCGAGCCAGAGCCGCGCGCCGGGGAGGGCCGGCCGGCCGAGGACGCCGCGGGGCCCGGGGCCGCGCCGGCAGAGACGGCGCCCCGGGCAGATTCCAAAGGCGGCCGCGCGCCCGCCGCCCCCGACCCTTCCTCGGTCGATCCGCCCTCCGACCCATCGGCCGATCgtatttgtctgatgttttctgaCGTGACTTCACTGAAAAGCTTTGACTCTCTTACAGGCTGCGGAGATATTATCGCAGACCCCGAGGACGAGGCCGGGCCCGGCTGTGCCAAGCACGCCCCCGGGCCGGGCCAGCCGGGCCCCGCCACAAAGCCGCCGGGCGTGGTGGCCTACCAGGGAGGCGGGGAGGAGATGGCGAGCCCGGCCGAGGCGGACGACTCGTACCTGCAGGAGTTCTGGGACATGCTGTCCCAGACCGAGGACCAGGGAGAGGGGCCCCAGGGAGGAGCGGCCCCGGCGTCCGACGCTCAGGTGGCTCCCGAGACCCCCAAAGAAGCCAGGTGTGCGGAGGTGACCAAGGACGCATCCTCGGTCAAGCGCCGGAGGCTTCACCAGGTCCCCACGGAGCTCCCCGCGAAGGAAGAACCCAAGCATCAGGACAAGGAGCCGCAGGAAGGCGTCCCCAGCAGCGACGAGGGCTACTgggactcccccacccccaggccggAGGAGGACGGCGGCGCGAGGAAGACGGGCCTCCCCCGGGACAGCGACAGCGGCGACGCGCTCCACGAGCTCTGCGCCGCCGAGCCGGATCGAAGCCCCGCGGCCCTGCCCGCGGCCCCCACTGCCAGCGAGGAGACATCCTGCTCGTCCCGGTTAAAGCCCGTGTCTCCGGTCACCATCACCTGCCCCCTGCGAACGCCGGGGAGCCTGCTGAAGGACTCCAAGATCCCGGTCAGCATCAAGCATCTGGCGAACCTTCCATCCAGCCACCCGGTGGTTCACCAGCCACCAGCCAGGAGCGAGCTGCCCAGAACCAAAATCCCGGTGTCCAAGGTGCTGGTCCGCCGGGTCAGCAGCCGGGGCTTGGCTGGGACCACCCTCCGGGCCGCGGCATGCCACGATAGTGCCAAAAAGTTGTGA